In the genome of Drosophila kikkawai strain 14028-0561.14 chromosome 2R, DkikHiC1v2, whole genome shotgun sequence, the window TCAATCTTGAATTTTAAGCTGCAATATGGCAGTTAAAATCCCCGTTGCAATTATCACCAAGCTACAGGTGGCTATGACTAACTGAATGCCATTTGAACCTTCCTAGAATTTTTTCCAAGATATTAAGTTCCATCTAATCAGAAGCTGGCGGGTGTATTGTGGCTGCTTTTATGACCAATCCAAGTGATTAAGTTGCCACCACCGTTAATTAAGTTAGGTAAGCAAGCCAAGTTAAACATTCGCATTTCCGTTCTCCGGCTTGAATCTCATGTTTAATGTGTGTGATTAGACAAGAAcatatttacagttttacagttTTTCGTTGAAATATGGCATGGTTAATGGTTAGGGATCTCCTATAGATCAGATTTTTAGTTCTCGTAGGTGCCAATATAGGCACTGCAGTTGGGACAGTAGTGATTGGCATTCTGGCAGGAGTCCATGCAGTACGGCAAGCAAACGCAAGGCCAGCAGCTAAAATATAGAGAGATGGAAACAAATATTGATTACTTATTTAATTAGCTAGTTTGTCAGAGGTTCCTCCTAATTGCCGCACTAATTCCTATTGGTACAATACAAGGCCCCCGAGGGCACCCGTTCCAGTCGCTCGGCTTGCTTGTTTTCAGCCCGGCCCCATCAGTGCCAACGCTATCTGACTCAACTCCAGTTCCAGTTGCGATAACAATGTTTTCTAGTATATAGAAACCTATTGTACTCGCGATAAGGTGTCGCAAGTGCTCGACACAGGCGTAGCTTTAGCTATTTTTAAGCAATAATAATGTCTACACAGACATAATGTCGTGGAGTAAGGGGgagttgtaaaattttataGTTGCTATagattatacatttattttgctaTATCCCCTTGCTTTGATGTATCTGATAATCTATATAGTCATGTTTTCaactatttatataaatattaaatatctgTCTTCAATTTTCCATCCCTCTTAATATTTTCCTGGCTACGCCCCACCTGCCGTTATGTACATTTACCAACTGCAACAGGTGCGGCaactaaaaaaagaaatctgCGATCAGATGACATGGTCTACTCACATGAACAGGCACAGGATGAGGGCCCAGCAGTGCGTTCTGCCGGAGGGTGTGCTCTTAACGGTGGTCAGGACTTCGGCATGGCAGGAGGGGCAACGGATGCGGGTTGGACCATTGCCGATGGGCACCAAATTTGAGGTGGTCGTGGTCTGGATGATCACAGTGGAGGGTTGCGGCGGCTGGGGCATCGGTGGATACAGCGGCGGCTGGGTGGGGCCACCTGGCTGGTAGGTCTGGGCGGGCGTGAATCCGGCCTGCTCACTGTACGGCGGAGGCTGCTTGCTGTCCATAATTAtatgtctctctctctggatTATCTGGACTCTCGATTTTATTTCGAACGAACTGAACCGATCGGGTTGATGGTTAGCGCTAAACTGAGGAGagaactggaactggagctCCCGCAATACCTTAACATACGGATTCCTATCTTATCGCTGCTGTCTGATAGCTCCTCCACAATGGGGGTTTTCGTTCTAACTCATAAACGGATATCTTCTTTATTGTGCACTTGATTTAGTGAATGCCGTCGATGTTCCTCTAAATGCGAGATGGATGACTCACAGGACTGATACCCGATGATTAAGTGCTAGTTGAGGTGACAACTTGGCATGTTTGGGAAATTGAATTACTTgggtttatttgttttggaGAAATAACAAAGGGAGGAGAGTATATATCCCACAGGTTATTGCTCTCACGCTCTCATCTGAatacaaattgtaatttaatctTTTCAGCAGGTGCGTAACCTGCTGAGATATAAACTTGTACCGGTTTCAGCATTGCCATGCCATTTCTCCAGCCTACATTTGATCTCATGAGCACTgcagtttattttttactaaattcaaattacgtatacgtttgagaaattacgtatacgtacgAAAATTACGGGagatttctatttctatttttgttgaatttttaacCATTTACAGAATTTTGAATAACTGCAgctggctagatcgactcggctgttgatgctgatcaaaaatatttatgatttatagggttgAAATTGATTCCTTCTTCtgctaaaattataataccctgcaatgGTACAAAACTTCAagatttacttttatttattttgaaaatttaccTTCACACCTTCCTGGCTCCCAATGGGTTAAGCTGACTATATTTTAACCGTTgctttttatggccaaaaagCTCGATTTGCCACCCACTCGAAGGCAGCTTTACCCGAAGCTTTTGGCATTGACTTGGCGTTCAAGTGCAGCCGTTAACATCGCAGCCATGAAAATAGTGTTAGGCAAATACTAGCATGGCAAACACATACTCCGGGGGCTTGACAAAACAGATGAACAACTGGTTTGGCCAATTCCAATACCCATTGCCCCCTGCTCTCCCAACAGACTCCCCCTCCACTGCCACAACTGCCACTTTTTGATGTTTTCAATGTTTCAAttgtaaaacaataaaaaataacccaATTTATAGGCAAATAGAAAACCCGCTTCGCGTCAGTTCGACAACATGAGCCGGCAGCTAAAGTTCCACCTGCAAGCGCCCGAGATGGAGGAGGAGTTCTCCACGGATCTGGTGGAGATCAATCTGAATCCCAGTTGCGGCCAAACCAAGCCATCGTCTTCAGCCCAGGCTCTGGACCAGCTGCTTCTGGCCACGCCCCCGCACCGAGGCTATCCCTACGGCTATGCGGAGGACTCTGAGCCGGAGACGTACTTCTGCCGGAAGAGCAACTCTACGGGACAGTTGGCTGAGAAGGTatcgccaccgccgccggcgGCCACCAACATAAGCTGCCTGCGTCAGATGTACTGTCCGGAGTGCAATGAGCGGTTGCACGAGCAGGGAGTCCGACTGGAGCGAC includes:
- the LOC108076227 gene encoding uncharacterized protein, with protein sequence MSRQLKFHLQAPEMEEEFSTDLVEINLNPSCGQTKPSSSAQALDQLLLATPPHRGYPYGYAEDSEPETYFCRKSNSTGQLAEKVSPPPPAATNISCLRQMYCPECNERLHEQGVRLERLLTMCCFAMLPIYPCCPRRTNNDCRVICGKCGYLLGAWKRQ
- the LOC108076546 gene encoding lipopolysaccharide-induced tumor necrosis factor-alpha factor homolog, which translates into the protein MDSKQPPPYSEQAGFTPAQTYQPGGPTQPPLYPPMPQPPQPSTVIIQTTTTSNLVPIGNGPTRIRCPSCHAEVLTTVKSTPSGRTHCWALILCLFICWPCVCLPYCMDSCQNANHYCPNCSAYIGTYEN